AACGGCAGGATAATCAATCCGATTAGTTTTTCTTCTTTCGTGAAGTTGACGGGCTGATGGAGGAACCATTGGTACAGGGTCAAGGCACCAGCATAGGAGAGGAAACTGAGCATCGTCTGATTGGCGACACTGATCTTCTCCAGAATAGGTTCTCGTTCTTTGATCATAGGAGGAAGGCTAATTGATTAAAAATAGGTTGTTTTTTCCGTCTGCGATTGGGAACGGAAGGTTAGTTGTTGTTTATAAGTGATGGTTTAGTTTAGATATGGGAAGGTGAGAAAATGGGAAACTCTCCCATTCACACGCTCACACTTTCTCACGCTCTTACCTCTGGTGTCTAGCGTCTTTCTTCTTTATGCTTACTAATTTGAACTTTTTCCTTCATAATAGAGAGTATAAACTTCGTGTTTCCAATCAGGTAGCGGCGCCACATGCGGCGAGGTTCCCGGATGAGGCGGTAGAACCATTCCAGTCCCAGATTGAGCATCCATTGCGGAGCCCGGTTGACGGTGCCGGCGTAGAAGTCGAACACGGCGCCGATGCATCCGATGTGCCCTGCCTGTAGTTGTTCTTTGTGTCGATAGGCCCACTTCTCCTGCTTGGGGGCCGTCATCCCGATGAAAAGGACATCCGGTTGCACTGCGTTGACAGCCGCCAGCATAGCACTGTTGTCTTCCTCCGTAAATTCCGGCTTGTAGGGTGGAGAATAGGTATGTACTTCCACCTTAGGATATTCCCGGGCAGCCCGGGCTTTTATTTTGGCAAGCGTTTTTTCTGTACTCCCCAAAAAGAAAACTTTTCCCTGGCCTGCAGCTGCCAGCCGGTTCATTTCCCAGGCAAACAGGTCGGCGCCGGCAATTTTCTTCACGGGTTGGCCGGTGAGCCACCGCTTTGCCCAGGCCACACTTACCCCGTCAGGCAGAAGAACATCGCTTCGCTGCAAGGCTTCCACAAAATCGGGGTCTTGCTGCGCCACGTTGTACGAGTGGGCATTGATGGTGGTAATCAATAGTTTTCCAGTAGTCAGGTCATTTAACGACTGGTGGTAAAGGTCCGTGGTTGATAATTTCATCTGTTTCGAAAATGCTTCTACAAATGGGCACTGCCTGCTTCCGGTTGTTTCACGGCTGTGAACGGGAAACAAAACTACGAAATTAGGCGGTTTTATCAATTGATAAGTTGTTTTTACCTCATCTCTTCCTGTTAGTTAAGAAAGGGACTTTATTTTAAAACCCTTGAAGTTTGTATTGCTTTATATGTTCCTTTAAATCTTCTTCCGTATCAAATCGATTTTTAATCTTTTTGGCAGGATTTCCACCATAGATCGAATAGGGAGCAACATCTTTAGTAACAACAGAACCTGCTGCGACGATACTCCCTTTTCCAATAGTTACTCCAGATAAAATGATTGTACCTAATCCAATCCAAACATCATCTTCAATTATGGTTTTTTGATAAAGGCCTTTCCAATTATAATCTTTTTCTCTAATCTGGCTTGCTAAACGAGTCGGTTTTCCAATTTGTTGGTAGTGATGGTCATACCGACCAACAAGAGAGACGTGATTTGCAAAAATAACATTGTCTCCTATTTTAGTGTCACACTCAATGATGGAGTATTTTCCAATATAAAAATTAATTCCAATTGTGATATTATTTTTGGCCCAGAGAAAAACACCACGACCTGCGTGGAAGTTTTTTCCAATTTCATATTTTCTCCACTTAATATGAGAGAGGTAGAAATTCCTTAGTTGTTTCAATTTTCTAATCATAGAAATTAATGAATTCTGATTTTGAGTTCACTTAGTAGCTCGTTTCTTCCGGTTTTACTTCCTAGTAATTGAACGCGAAGTTTTAGCTTATTAATGAATGAGAAGTTTTTTAAAAATTCTTTTGAAATTGAGGAATCTGGGAAATCAAAATCCTTAAACTTAAATTCGGTTTTTTCAATATCCACACTTTGAGAAACGTATGAATTTATTCCTTTGCAATGAGTGCTATTCTCGCCAAAACCGATATTACTTATAAATGAAGACGATGGATATACAGAATACTTTTGGTTCTTAAAATGATCGTAAACCCATCTTACATACCAGGAATTGTTCTTTTGTTGAAGCGAATCCATTAACATTTTCGGAATATCGTCACCACAAGTTTTTTTTAGGTTCGTTAAAATAGTTTTATCCGAATCTATTTCAACGCAGATTTTTTTCTTATCAAAAATTTCTTTATCCCATCTATCGCCCCACGTTGCCCAGCCCCATGAAAACGGTCTAATTTGAAAATATACGTCCTCTTTATTCTTTTTAATGTGTGGGGTAAATCCGTTAATCGATTGGATTGTTTTATCGCTTTTATAAAAATCCAAAGCTTCGTTCATGAAATGCAGGAAATTGGGGGTAGTAATTAAATCATCCTCTATGACAATTATTTTTCCGTATTGTTTAATGACTTGTGTTACACCTGAA
This Prolixibacter sp. NT017 DNA region includes the following protein-coding sequences:
- a CDS encoding WecB/TagA/CpsF family glycosyltransferase, with the protein product MKLSTTDLYHQSLNDLTTGKLLITTINAHSYNVAQQDPDFVEALQRSDVLLPDGVSVAWAKRWLTGQPVKKIAGADLFAWEMNRLAAAGQGKVFFLGSTEKTLAKIKARAAREYPKVEVHTYSPPYKPEFTEEDNSAMLAAVNAVQPDVLFIGMTAPKQEKWAYRHKEQLQAGHIGCIGAVFDFYAGTVNRAPQWMLNLGLEWFYRLIREPRRMWRRYLIGNTKFILSIMKEKVQISKHKEERR
- a CDS encoding glycosyltransferase; this encodes MLAPICLFTYNRLKETQQTIAALQQNDLAAQSELLIFSDGPKNENVRPSVAEVREFLKTISGFQSVQIMESPENKGLANSIISGVTQVIKQYGKIIVIEDDLITTPNFLHFMNEALDFYKSDKTIQSINGFTPHIKKNKEDVYFQIRPFSWGWATWGDRWDKEIFDKKKICVEIDSDKTILTNLKKTCGDDIPKMLMDSLQQKNNSWYVRWVYDHFKNQKYSVYPSSSFISNIGFGENSTHCKGINSYVSQSVDIEKTEFKFKDFDFPDSSISKEFLKNFSFINKLKLRVQLLGSKTGRNELLSELKIRIH